A window of the Natronomonas salina genome harbors these coding sequences:
- the meaB gene encoding methylmalonyl Co-A mutase-associated GTPase MeaB, whose protein sequence is MSVDESLIDDLLAGEHRALARVITKIENRSPGYRDLVSALHEHTGHAEVVGITGSPGAGKSTLVDKMAATYRERGQTVGVIAIDPSSPFSGGAVLGDRIRMASNVGDMDVFFRSMSARGSLGGLSTATTDAVKALDAFGKDKIIVETVGAGQNEVEIVKTADTVAVLVPPGSGDDVQMLKAGILEIADVFVVNKADMDGADRTVTELQEMVHMRDASPMAGHHGADAIDLGEERVPDEDDEEWTPPIVETVAKTGDGVDEFLDVLDDHVAWLTETGELEEQASQRYAAEIRTLLREDTAALVEEELEARGGLEAKVQAVLDRETDPYGVADEVVEPIAECLRERRDS, encoded by the coding sequence ATGTCGGTCGACGAGTCGCTCATCGACGACCTGCTGGCCGGCGAGCACCGCGCGCTCGCACGCGTCATCACGAAGATCGAGAACCGCTCGCCCGGCTACCGCGACCTCGTCTCGGCGTTGCACGAGCACACCGGCCACGCCGAGGTCGTGGGCATCACGGGCTCGCCGGGCGCCGGGAAGTCGACGCTCGTCGACAAGATGGCCGCGACGTACCGCGAGCGCGGCCAGACGGTCGGCGTCATCGCCATCGACCCGTCGTCGCCGTTCAGCGGCGGCGCCGTCCTCGGCGACCGCATCCGGATGGCCTCCAACGTCGGCGACATGGACGTCTTCTTCCGGTCGATGTCCGCCCGTGGCTCGCTCGGCGGGCTGTCGACGGCGACGACGGACGCCGTGAAGGCACTGGACGCCTTCGGCAAGGACAAGATCATCGTCGAGACCGTCGGCGCCGGCCAGAACGAGGTCGAGATCGTCAAGACCGCCGACACGGTGGCCGTGCTCGTGCCGCCGGGCTCCGGCGACGACGTCCAGATGCTGAAGGCCGGCATCCTGGAGATCGCCGACGTCTTCGTCGTCAACAAGGCCGACATGGACGGCGCCGACCGCACCGTCACGGAACTCCAGGAGATGGTCCACATGCGCGACGCGTCGCCGATGGCGGGCCACCACGGCGCCGACGCCATCGACCTCGGGGAGGAGCGGGTTCCCGACGAGGACGACGAGGAGTGGACGCCGCCGATCGTCGAGACGGTCGCGAAGACCGGCGACGGCGTCGACGAGTTCCTCGACGTCCTCGACGACCACGTCGCGTGGCTGACCGAGACCGGCGAACTCGAGGAGCAGGCCAGCCAGCGTTACGCCGCGGAGATCCGGACGCTGCTCCGGGAGGACACAGCGGCGCTCGTCGAGGAGGAACTCGAGGCCCGAGGCGGCCTCGAGGCGAAGGTCCAGGCGGTCTTGGACCGCGAGACCGACCCCTATGGCGTCGCCGACGAGGTCGTCGAACCGATCGCCGAGTGTCTCCGCGAGCGGCGCGACTCGTAG
- a CDS encoding alpha/beta fold hydrolase produces the protein MNFRRLASGAAVGLGTVAVTNRALRGDPGDLEPPLGRPTETYGWRGFEVSYTEAGDPSDPDLLLVHGVNAAASSHEFRYIVDALAENHHVLAPDLPGFGCSDRPPLMYSGSLYVTFVRDFVRDLTDEPTVLASSLGAAYAAVAAEEADVGELVLVCPTTTTVPGRRAWVRSLLRAPVVGEGVYNLLVSRAAIRYFLQDHGFEQPAAISDEWVEYDWQTAHQPGARFAPASFLGGFLDLDVDLGEVLAGLDVPVTIVWGRNAEISPLENGQELAEAADARLVVFDNADLLPHAEHPKAFVEEFRRLRSDAHGLEE, from the coding sequence ATGAACTTCAGGCGACTCGCGAGCGGTGCCGCGGTCGGACTCGGGACGGTTGCCGTCACCAATCGGGCGCTCCGGGGCGACCCCGGGGACCTCGAACCGCCGCTGGGGCGACCGACGGAGACCTACGGCTGGCGGGGGTTCGAGGTGTCCTATACGGAGGCGGGCGATCCGTCGGACCCGGACCTCCTGCTGGTACACGGCGTCAACGCCGCGGCGTCGAGCCACGAGTTCCGGTACATCGTCGACGCGCTCGCGGAGAACCACCACGTCCTCGCGCCGGACCTCCCCGGCTTCGGCTGCTCGGACCGCCCGCCGCTCATGTACTCCGGCTCGCTCTACGTCACCTTCGTCCGCGACTTCGTCCGCGACCTGACCGACGAGCCGACCGTGCTGGCCTCCTCGCTGGGTGCCGCCTACGCCGCCGTCGCCGCGGAGGAAGCGGACGTCGGCGAACTCGTCCTCGTCTGCCCGACGACCACCACCGTCCCCGGACGGCGGGCCTGGGTCCGCTCGCTGCTCCGGGCGCCGGTCGTCGGCGAGGGGGTCTACAACCTGCTCGTCTCGCGGGCGGCCATCCGCTACTTCCTGCAGGACCACGGCTTCGAGCAGCCCGCCGCCATCAGCGACGAGTGGGTCGAGTACGACTGGCAGACCGCCCACCAGCCCGGGGCCCGGTTCGCGCCCGCGTCGTTCCTCGGCGGCTTCCTCGACCTGGACGTGGACCTCGGCGAGGTGCTCGCCGGGCTCGACGTCCCCGTGACGATCGTCTGGGGCCGGAACGCGGAGATATCGCCGCTCGAGAACGGCCAGGAGCTCGCGGAGGCCGCCGACGCGCGGCTGGTCGTCTTCGACAACGCCGACCTGCTGCCCCACGCCGAACACCCGAAGGCGTTCGTCGAGGAGTTCAGGCGACTACGGAGTGACGCCCACGGTCTCGAGGAGTGA
- a CDS encoding response regulator codes for MAGPIRVLLVDDDPSLADLMANQLGGLREEFAIQVETDPNDALEVVDAGGIDCVVSDYHMPEMNGLELLRYVREMEPNIPFILFTARGSEEIASDAVSQGVTDYFRKRRGSDQWRVLANRIENVAARYRAEAAVQRRESALRRLARTVIDSVSTPVDELLELGRETLEVEYAALVQGDGPEAEVLVESVDGEVPFATGQGVPLADDLDDLTVEGGIVAVTAGDGDTDVAVDGVDGDEEGFRAYIGTPVYVGDRRYGTICFCDRGDRTEFTAWERAFVELLGDWLGHELTSEWARDQSENVRAAKSRLDRVREALDEGDEDAVREEIDGIENLLDQDPPSAMAVSIELS; via the coding sequence ATGGCCGGTCCTATTCGCGTCCTTCTCGTCGACGACGACCCCTCTCTCGCCGACCTCATGGCGAACCAGCTCGGGGGGCTGCGCGAGGAGTTCGCAATCCAGGTCGAGACCGACCCGAACGACGCCCTCGAGGTCGTCGACGCGGGCGGCATCGACTGCGTCGTCAGCGACTACCACATGCCCGAGATGAACGGGCTGGAGCTCCTCCGGTACGTCCGGGAGATGGAGCCGAACATCCCGTTCATCCTGTTCACCGCCCGCGGCAGCGAGGAGATCGCCAGCGACGCGGTCTCCCAGGGCGTCACCGACTACTTCCGGAAGCGCCGCGGTTCCGACCAGTGGCGCGTCCTCGCCAACCGCATCGAGAACGTCGCCGCCCGCTACCGCGCCGAGGCGGCCGTCCAGCGCCGCGAGTCGGCCCTCCGTCGGCTCGCCCGGACCGTCATCGACAGCGTCTCGACGCCCGTCGACGAACTGCTCGAACTCGGCCGCGAGACCCTCGAGGTCGAGTACGCGGCCCTCGTCCAGGGCGACGGGCCCGAGGCCGAGGTGCTCGTCGAGAGCGTCGACGGGGAGGTCCCGTTCGCGACCGGCCAGGGCGTCCCCCTGGCCGACGACCTCGACGACCTGACGGTCGAGGGTGGCATCGTCGCAGTCACCGCCGGCGACGGCGATACGGACGTGGCTGTCGACGGTGTCGACGGCGACGAAGAGGGTTTCCGGGCCTACATCGGGACGCCGGTCTACGTCGGGGACCGACGCTACGGCACGATCTGCTTCTGCGACCGCGGCGACCGCACGGAGTTCACCGCCTGGGAGCGGGCGTTCGTCGAACTGCTCGGCGACTGGCTGGGCCACGAGCTCACCAGCGAGTGGGCGCGCGACCAAAGCGAGAACGTCCGGGCGGCGAAGAGCCGGCTCGACCGGGTTCGCGAGGCGCTCGACGAGGGCGACGAGGACGCCGTCCGCGAGGAGATCGACGGCATCGAGAACCTGCTCGACCAGGACCCGCCGTCGGCGATGGCCGTCTCTATCGAGCTCTCGTAG
- a CDS encoding Zn-ribbon domain-containing OB-fold protein, protein MRHDGYDDLLDAIEEGNGFYLACPEDHGSLPPRRVCPECGSRELAEAPLPDSGEVVAATTVSVAGPQFADDAPYVTAIIDFGPVRLTGLVRDVDGEPDPGTVVGVGVAETVTTGDRVVAFRPR, encoded by the coding sequence ATGCGCCACGACGGCTACGACGACCTGTTGGACGCCATCGAGGAGGGGAACGGGTTCTACCTCGCCTGTCCCGAGGACCACGGCTCGCTGCCGCCGCGGCGGGTCTGTCCCGAGTGCGGCAGCCGGGAACTCGCGGAGGCGCCGCTGCCGGACAGCGGCGAGGTGGTCGCGGCGACGACCGTCTCCGTGGCCGGCCCGCAGTTCGCCGACGACGCCCCCTACGTGACCGCCATCATCGACTTCGGACCGGTCCGACTCACCGGGCTCGTCCGCGACGTCGACGGGGAGCCCGACCCGGGGACGGTCGTCGGCGTCGGCGTCGCCGAAACCGTCACGACCGGCGACCGGGTCGTGGCGTTCCGACCGCGGTAA
- a CDS encoding thiolase domain-containing protein encodes MTNVRIAGTGLTPFGEHSGRTGRDLFAEAGLDAVDGAGVDPADVDRLYYGNFMGELAEHQGHQGPLVAEAVGTTAPATRVEAACASGGVAVREGVEAIRSGTADVVLVGGAERMTDMGTEGATDGLSIAADDLYEIGAGITFPGAYALMASAYVEANDVDADDLAHVAVKNHGNALPNEKAHFRSEITIEDAVEAPRVATPLGLYDACPISDGAAAVVLVSEDYAEANDVEAPVSVTGTGQGGDRLALQDRDSLWRTPAAEDAAAEAYADAGIESSDVDCAEVHDCFTIAEVLATEALGFFEPGEGLAAARDGRTARDGDLPVNLSGGLKAKGHPVGATGVAQIAELTELLAGEHARSDAVENASVGVAHNAGGTVATATVHVLQAEDAEVDA; translated from the coding sequence ATGACGAACGTGCGAATCGCCGGCACGGGGCTAACCCCGTTCGGGGAGCACTCCGGGCGGACCGGGCGGGACCTCTTCGCCGAGGCCGGCCTCGACGCCGTCGACGGCGCCGGGGTCGACCCCGCCGACGTCGACCGACTGTACTACGGGAACTTCATGGGCGAACTGGCCGAACACCAGGGCCACCAGGGCCCGCTCGTCGCCGAGGCGGTCGGAACGACCGCTCCCGCGACGCGCGTCGAGGCCGCCTGCGCCTCCGGCGGCGTGGCGGTCCGCGAGGGCGTCGAGGCGATCAGAAGCGGGACCGCGGACGTCGTCCTGGTCGGCGGCGCCGAGCGGATGACCGACATGGGCACCGAGGGCGCCACCGACGGCCTCTCCATCGCCGCGGACGACCTCTACGAGATCGGCGCCGGCATCACGTTCCCCGGCGCGTACGCGCTGATGGCGTCGGCGTACGTCGAGGCCAACGACGTCGACGCCGACGACCTCGCCCACGTCGCGGTGAAGAACCACGGGAACGCGCTGCCGAACGAGAAGGCGCACTTCCGCTCGGAGATCACGATCGAGGACGCCGTCGAGGCGCCGCGCGTCGCGACGCCGCTCGGCCTCTACGACGCCTGCCCCATCTCCGACGGGGCGGCGGCGGTCGTCCTCGTCAGCGAGGATTACGCCGAGGCGAACGACGTCGAAGCGCCCGTCTCGGTCACCGGTACCGGCCAGGGCGGCGACCGCCTCGCCCTGCAGGACCGCGACTCGCTGTGGCGGACGCCCGCCGCCGAGGACGCCGCTGCGGAGGCCTACGCCGACGCCGGCATCGAGTCCTCCGACGTCGACTGTGCGGAGGTCCACGACTGCTTCACCATCGCGGAGGTGCTGGCGACGGAGGCGCTGGGCTTCTTCGAACCGGGCGAGGGCCTCGCCGCGGCTCGCGACGGCCGCACGGCCCGCGACGGCGACCTCCCGGTCAACCTCTCGGGCGGCCTGAAGGCGAAGGGCCACCCCGTCGGCGCGACGGGCGTCGCACAGATCGCCGAACTGACCGAACTGCTCGCCGGGGAACATGCGCGTTCTGACGCCGTCGAGAACGCCTCCGTCGGCGTCGCCCACAACGCCGGCGGGACGGTGGCGACCGCGACGGTGCACGTCCTCCAGGCCGAGGACGCGGAGGTGGACGCATGA
- a CDS encoding DUF7111 family protein yields MSTVESDGITASYRETEEERILEFEADGRTAAVAQNVEGYAMLKVRPTATGDELERYYGFDMALDHAAELLGVDAAALPVPEDAADMGM; encoded by the coding sequence ATGTCCACGGTCGAGTCCGACGGTATCACAGCCAGTTACCGGGAGACCGAGGAGGAACGGATCCTGGAGTTCGAGGCCGACGGCCGGACGGCCGCCGTCGCCCAGAACGTCGAGGGCTACGCGATGCTGAAGGTCCGGCCCACGGCGACCGGCGACGAACTGGAGCGCTACTACGGCTTCGACATGGCGCTGGACCACGCCGCCGAACTCCTCGGCGTGGACGCCGCGGCCCTCCCGGTCCCCGAGGACGCGGCAGACATGGGGATGTGA
- a CDS encoding PadR family transcriptional regulator — translation MEWLTSGLRRDVCVLLYGEERRAQKLKSSLESRYGRRVKPDRFYGALDSLEKNNYVQQRVEGLEDVYSLTDPGRSSVEAQFEWMREQVDA, via the coding sequence ATGGAGTGGCTCACCAGCGGCCTGCGCCGCGACGTCTGCGTCCTGCTGTACGGCGAGGAGCGCCGCGCCCAGAAGCTGAAGTCCAGTCTCGAATCCAGGTACGGCCGGCGCGTGAAGCCCGACCGGTTCTACGGCGCCCTGGACTCCCTGGAGAAGAACAACTACGTCCAGCAGCGCGTCGAAGGCCTCGAGGACGTCTACTCGCTGACCGATCCGGGGCGGTCGTCCGTCGAGGCGCAGTTCGAGTGGATGCGAGAGCAGGTCGACGCGTAG
- a CDS encoding acyl-CoA dehydrogenase → MDFSLTAEQKQIKDMVAQFVDEEVVPVAADIDKEDEFPWEIVEELADLDLMGMPFPEEYGGAGLDYHAYPAALEEISRGSGGLGTIVAAHISLAGNMLYAFGDEEQKEEYLTPLAEGEDIGAFALSEPGAGSDVPAMETTAEKDGDEYVVNGGKLWISNGSVAETVTLFAKTDPEAGNKGISSFIVRPEEDDGFIVEGTEDKLGDKGCPTAELRFDDMRIPESRRLGEEGRGFVHALKTLNGGRITIAARSIGIAQAALDAALEYSQDREQFDQPISDFQSIQHKLADMDTKIRAARLLMHDAADKKIRGEDFAKEAAQAKLYASEISREVANEGIQIHGGYGYTKDFPAERYYRDAKLNEIYEGTSEILRNTIANDLLN, encoded by the coding sequence ATGGACTTCAGTCTCACGGCGGAGCAGAAGCAGATCAAGGACATGGTCGCCCAGTTCGTCGACGAGGAGGTCGTCCCCGTCGCCGCCGACATCGACAAGGAAGACGAGTTCCCGTGGGAGATCGTCGAGGAGCTCGCGGACCTCGACCTGATGGGGATGCCGTTCCCGGAGGAGTACGGCGGCGCCGGCCTCGACTACCACGCCTACCCCGCGGCACTGGAGGAGATCTCGCGGGGCTCCGGCGGCCTCGGCACCATCGTCGCCGCCCACATCTCGCTGGCCGGCAACATGCTCTACGCGTTCGGCGACGAGGAGCAGAAGGAGGAGTACCTGACGCCGCTGGCCGAGGGCGAGGACATCGGCGCCTTCGCGCTCTCGGAACCCGGCGCCGGCAGCGACGTCCCCGCGATGGAGACCACCGCCGAGAAGGACGGCGACGAGTACGTCGTCAACGGCGGGAAGCTCTGGATCTCGAACGGCTCCGTCGCCGAGACGGTCACGCTGTTCGCGAAGACCGACCCCGAGGCCGGCAACAAGGGCATCTCCTCGTTCATCGTCCGCCCCGAGGAGGACGACGGCTTCATCGTCGAGGGGACTGAGGACAAGCTCGGCGACAAGGGCTGCCCCACCGCCGAACTCCGCTTCGACGACATGCGCATCCCGGAGTCCCGCCGGCTCGGCGAGGAGGGCCGCGGCTTCGTCCACGCGCTGAAGACGCTCAACGGCGGCCGCATCACCATCGCCGCCCGGTCGATCGGCATCGCGCAGGCCGCCCTCGACGCCGCCCTCGAGTACAGCCAGGACCGCGAGCAGTTCGACCAGCCCATCTCGGACTTCCAGTCCATCCAGCACAAGCTCGCCGACATGGACACCAAGATCCGCGCCGCGCGACTGCTGATGCACGACGCGGCTGACAAGAAGATCCGCGGCGAGGACTTCGCGAAGGAGGCCGCACAGGCGAAGCTCTACGCCTCCGAGATCTCCCGGGAGGTCGCCAACGAGGGCATCCAGATCCACGGCGGCTACGGCTACACGAAGGACTTCCCGGCAGAGCGCTACTACCGCGACGCGAAGCTCAACGAGATCTACGAGGGGACCAGCGAGATCCTGCGGAACACGATCGCGAACGACCTGCTGAACTGA
- a CDS encoding alpha/beta hydrolase encodes MDYERRDADFESNDTRCAAWLYEPADVEDPPVIVMAHGFGGEREARLPAFAERFAEAGMAALLFDYRGFGDSDGDPAHVVSGRRHVADYLAALDHVRSLDAVDGERVGLWGTSFSGGHVIRTAARDGDVDAVVAQVPFTDGLRNAVHLLRQGGLDYLVGATTSILQESVRVLTARDPHYVPIVADPDEFGVLNTPDAKPGYYSLIPDGRAEDFDNECAARILATVAFYRPVTAAGDVDCPVYVAEATEDSIIPSSTVDALVQRLDHVERERFPAGHFDPYTGALFETVVTSERTFFERELGQVRAIRKVKD; translated from the coding sequence ATGGATTACGAGCGACGAGACGCCGACTTCGAGAGCAACGACACTCGGTGTGCAGCGTGGCTGTACGAACCGGCGGACGTCGAAGACCCGCCAGTGATCGTGATGGCCCACGGGTTCGGCGGGGAACGCGAGGCGCGCCTCCCGGCCTTCGCCGAGCGGTTCGCCGAGGCCGGTATGGCGGCCCTCCTCTTCGACTACCGCGGGTTCGGCGACAGCGACGGCGATCCGGCGCACGTCGTCTCGGGGCGGCGCCACGTGGCGGATTACCTGGCTGCCCTCGACCACGTCCGCTCGCTGGACGCCGTGGACGGCGAGCGCGTGGGCCTGTGGGGCACCTCCTTCAGCGGCGGCCACGTGATCCGGACGGCCGCGCGCGACGGGGACGTCGACGCCGTCGTCGCGCAGGTGCCGTTCACCGACGGTCTGCGGAACGCCGTCCACCTGCTCCGACAGGGCGGTCTGGACTACCTGGTCGGCGCCACGACGAGCATCCTCCAGGAGAGCGTCCGGGTTTTGACGGCTCGGGACCCCCATTACGTACCAATCGTCGCCGACCCCGACGAGTTCGGGGTTCTAAACACGCCCGACGCGAAGCCAGGCTACTACTCCCTGATCCCCGACGGTCGGGCCGAGGATTTCGACAACGAGTGTGCCGCCCGCATCCTCGCGACCGTCGCGTTCTACCGGCCGGTGACCGCCGCCGGAGACGTGGACTGTCCGGTCTATGTGGCCGAGGCCACCGAGGACAGCATCATCCCCTCGTCGACGGTCGACGCGCTGGTCCAGCGACTCGACCACGTCGAGCGGGAGCGGTTCCCGGCCGGTCATTTCGATCCCTACACCGGCGCTCTCTTCGAGACGGTCGTCACGAGCGAGCGGACCTTCTTCGAGCGTGAGCTGGGGCAGGTGAGAGCGATAAGAAAAGTAAAGGACTGA
- a CDS encoding TOBE domain-containing protein, which yields MNDGHVVQTGTHVDVFERPASPLVARFTGSNCVPLAALGDRADRFESIDGITGETHLAIRPENVELGATDPDLIGTVDRVTREDASHRVTVAVDGLNDPVTVYTTDPPAPRTAVALACQPVGRDRRSVEAVVASDGTGREGH from the coding sequence ATGAACGACGGGCACGTTGTCCAGACCGGTACCCACGTGGACGTCTTCGAGCGCCCGGCCTCGCCCCTGGTCGCGCGCTTCACCGGGAGCAACTGCGTTCCGCTTGCAGCACTCGGGGACCGCGCCGACCGATTCGAGTCGATCGACGGGATCACCGGGGAGACCCACCTCGCGATCCGCCCGGAGAACGTCGAACTGGGCGCGACCGACCCCGACCTCATCGGGACCGTCGACCGCGTGACGCGCGAGGACGCAAGCCACCGCGTGACCGTCGCGGTCGACGGCCTGAACGACCCCGTCACCGTCTACACCACGGACCCGCCGGCCCCCAGGACCGCCGTCGCGCTCGCGTGTCAACCTGTCGGGCGTGACAGGCGGTCGGTCGAAGCAGTCGTCGCATCGGACGGAACCGGACGCGAGGGCCATTAG
- a CDS encoding 3-hydroxyacyl-CoA dehydrogenase family protein, which yields MRELEAVETVGVVGAGTMGSGIAQVAAVAGYDVVMRDVKSEFVDRGFDTIRSSLDRKVNSGDLSDDDDADAAVERIEGTTELAELGEADLVVEAAVEEMEIKQDVFADLDDVTDDDVVLATNTSTLSITTIASATERPELVVGVHFMNPVPVMKGVEVVVGEKTDSEVVELAHGFSEALGKETWESDDKPGFVSNRILMPWINEGVRAYDEGVATKEDIDRGMKLGTNVPMGPLELADHIGLDVCLDATETLHEELGDRYTPAYLLKRKVDAGDLGKKTGRGFYEYD from the coding sequence ATGCGCGAACTCGAAGCGGTCGAGACAGTCGGCGTCGTCGGCGCGGGGACGATGGGCAGTGGCATCGCACAGGTGGCCGCGGTCGCGGGCTACGACGTCGTGATGCGGGACGTGAAGTCCGAATTCGTCGATCGTGGCTTCGATACGATCCGGTCGAGCCTTGACCGGAAGGTGAACAGCGGCGACCTGTCCGACGACGACGACGCCGACGCGGCGGTCGAACGGATCGAAGGCACTACCGAACTAGCCGAACTCGGCGAGGCGGACCTCGTCGTCGAGGCGGCCGTCGAGGAGATGGAGATCAAACAGGACGTCTTCGCCGACCTGGACGACGTCACCGACGACGACGTCGTGCTGGCGACGAACACCTCGACGCTCTCCATTACGACCATCGCCTCGGCGACGGAGCGGCCGGAACTGGTCGTCGGCGTCCACTTCATGAACCCCGTCCCGGTGATGAAGGGCGTCGAGGTCGTCGTCGGCGAGAAGACCGACTCCGAGGTGGTCGAGCTGGCCCACGGGTTCTCCGAGGCGCTCGGCAAGGAGACCTGGGAGTCCGACGACAAACCGGGGTTCGTCTCCAACCGCATCCTGATGCCGTGGATCAACGAGGGCGTCCGCGCCTACGACGAGGGCGTCGCCACGAAGGAGGACATCGACCGCGGGATGAAGCTCGGGACGAACGTCCCGATGGGGCCGCTGGAGCTGGCCGACCACATCGGACTGGACGTCTGTCTCGACGCGACCGAAACGCTCCACGAGGAGCTGGGCGACCGCTACACGCCGGCGTACCTGCTCAAGCGGAAGGTGGATGCCGGCGACCTCGGGAAGAAGACGGGACGGGGGTTCTACGAGTACGACTAG
- a CDS encoding DUF4397 domain-containing protein has protein sequence MSPTRRDTLKAAGAASGLAMLGGHAVAQQGSPGSDDDNPGAQQLEDGEAGVRVGHFVTGAPAVNVRLVPADGSDGGEDTETEAGGNETNGNTTEDLQVANDSNETNDTAANETDEGLVGDNETDDSTDGGTTDGEGELIAENVSFGDVSEYAGVEAGDYTVQLVEYTEETADTEDPTDTDNTTGNTTDDNTSDVGTDDDPIISLPDDVTGGNDSEDNETGGNTSDDNTTEDLQFANDSNETNDTAGNETGGGLGGDDPASGGEVLYEEDVTVGESYYTVAATGTADDIQTLLLQDYDAAQVRLVHASPDAPAVDVVAPEASMTLFDGVTFGQGTEYVGVPPGTYSLSVREAADMNDGDEVGTADVELEAGEAYSVYAVGSPEGGEEAFQLVLEQDGQGADAGLGSDDAPGQQGGGPGQGNQSGSRGNESGGPGGDGPPGQDNDSDSPGQSGNAGGGPSADESDEADDEPGGPGGAAGPNNPGGNESGNASGNGSGTETEEDDGGLFAY, from the coding sequence ATGTCACCCACAAGACGAGACACACTGAAAGCGGCAGGTGCGGCGAGCGGGCTCGCGATGCTCGGCGGTCACGCGGTCGCCCAGCAGGGCTCGCCCGGCAGCGACGACGACAACCCCGGAGCCCAGCAGCTCGAGGATGGAGAGGCCGGTGTCCGAGTCGGACACTTCGTCACGGGCGCGCCTGCGGTGAACGTCCGACTTGTCCCCGCCGACGGGAGTGACGGTGGAGAGGATACCGAGACGGAGGCCGGGGGGAACGAGACGAACGGTAATACGACGGAAGACCTCCAGGTCGCCAACGACTCCAACGAGACGAACGACACGGCGGCCAACGAGACTGACGAGGGGCTCGTCGGCGACAACGAGACCGACGATTCGACCGACGGCGGGACGACGGACGGCGAAGGCGAGCTGATCGCCGAGAACGTCTCCTTCGGCGACGTCTCGGAGTACGCCGGCGTCGAGGCTGGCGACTACACGGTACAGCTCGTCGAGTACACCGAGGAGACGGCGGATACCGAGGACCCGACCGACACCGACAACACGACCGGTAACACGACGGACGACAACACGTCCGACGTCGGCACCGACGATGACCCGATCATCTCGCTCCCCGACGACGTCACGGGCGGGAACGACAGCGAGGACAACGAGACCGGCGGCAACACCTCCGACGACAACACGACGGAGGACCTGCAGTTCGCCAACGACTCCAACGAGACGAACGACACGGCGGGCAACGAGACCGGCGGCGGTCTGGGCGGCGACGACCCGGCCTCCGGCGGCGAGGTCCTCTACGAGGAGGACGTCACCGTCGGCGAGTCCTACTACACGGTCGCCGCGACCGGGACGGCCGACGACATCCAGACGCTGTTGCTGCAGGACTACGACGCGGCCCAGGTCCGACTCGTCCACGCCTCCCCCGACGCGCCGGCCGTCGACGTGGTCGCCCCCGAAGCGAGCATGACGCTGTTCGACGGCGTCACGTTCGGGCAGGGCACCGAGTACGTCGGCGTCCCGCCGGGCACCTACTCGCTGTCGGTCCGCGAGGCGGCCGACATGAACGACGGCGACGAGGTCGGAACCGCCGACGTCGAACTCGAGGCCGGCGAGGCCTACTCCGTGTACGCCGTCGGCTCGCCCGAGGGCGGCGAGGAGGCGTTCCAGCTCGTCCTCGAGCAGGACGGCCAGGGCGCCGACGCCGGCCTCGGCAGCGACGACGCGCCGGGCCAGCAGGGTGGCGGCCCCGGGCAGGGCAATCAATCCGGCAGCCGGGGCAACGAGTCCGGCGGTCCCGGCGGCGACGGCCCGCCAGGTCAGGACAACGACAGCGACAGTCCCGGCCAGAGTGGCAACGCCGGCGGTGGCCCCTCGGCCGACGAGAGCGACGAGGCAGACGACGAGCCGGGCGGTCCCGGCGGCGCCGCAGGCCCGAACAACCCCGGCGGCAACGAGAGCGGGAACGCGTCGGGCAACGGCTCAGGCACGGAGACCGAGGAGGACGACGGCGGCCTCTTCGCCTACTGA